In a genomic window of Gadus macrocephalus chromosome 9, ASM3116895v1:
- the snx33 gene encoding sorting nexin-33, whose protein sequence is MILEKAVLNPNMSVKAKAIYTFQSENKEEISIQENEELVIFDENSVDGWLQGVNSRGEKGLFPASYVEILRQRSNSNLTDSSVSPAGSLGNDSPHLPSTPITPTSFLPQQGYYDDDDDDWDDWDDSSTVVEDDDPSHRRSGGGGGGGGGPNGHAHHIPNSNNPNVHYRAKPRMERQDSISSSRKGSMVGRNLNRFSSFVRSGVEAFVLGDVPMMAKIAESYTIEIGPKGPQWKESPQPFSCSVEDPTKQTKFKGIKTYISYRVTPSHTDGAVYRRYKHFDWLYNRLLHKFTVISVPHLPEKQATGRFEEDFIDKRKRRLVLWMNHMTSHPVLSQYEGFEHFLMCADDKQWKLGKRRAEKDEMVGAHFMLTFQIPNEHQDLQDVEERVDSFKTFTKKMDDSVMQLTHGASEMVRRHLGEFRKEFHRLGGAFQALSQAFMLEPPHSSEPLNNAISHTGRTYENLGEMFAEQPKFDLFLMLDKLSLYQGLLANFPDIIHLQKGAFAKVKESQKMSDEGKMEQDEADGIRKRCRTVGFALQAEMTHFHQRREVDFKDMMQAYLKEQIAFHQRVVQQLERTLRMYDNL, encoded by the exons ATGATTCTGGAGAAAGCTGTGCTGAACCCAAACATGTCTGTAAAAGCCAAAGCCATTTACACGTTCCAAAGTGAAAACAAGGAGGAGATCAGCATACAGGAGAACGAGGAGCTCGTCATCTTCGACGAGAACTCTGTCGACGGCTGGCTGCAGGGGGTCAACAGCCGTGGTGAAAAGGGGCTCTTCCCGGCCTCCTACGTGGAGATCCTCCGACAGCGGTCCAACTCCAACCTGACCGACAGCTCCGTCAGCCCCGCTGGCTCCCTTGGCAACGActcacctcacctcccctccacgcCGATCACCCCCACCTCTTTCCTGCCCCAGCAGGGTTactacgacgacgacgacgatgactGGGACGACTGGGACGACAGTTCCACGGTGGTGGAGGACGACGACCCTAGCCACCGccggagcggcggcggcggcggcggcggcggcgggcccaACGGACACGCCCACCACATCCCCAACTCCAACAACCCCAACGTGCACTACCGCGCCAAGCCCCGCATGGAGAGGCAGGACAGCATCTCCAGCTCGCGGAAGGGCAGCATGGTGGGCAGGAACCTGAACCGCTTCTCCAGCTTCGTGCGCTCGGGGGTGGAGGCCTTCGTGCTGGGCGACGTGCCCATGATGGCCAAGATCGCCGAGTCGTACACCATCGAGATCGGCCCCAAGGGGCCGCAGTGGAAGGAGAGCCCCCAGCCCTTCTCCTGCTCCGTCGAGGACCCCACCAAACAGACCAAGTTCAAGGGCATCAAGACCTACATCTCGTACCGGGTGACGCCCAGCCACACCGACGGGGCCGTGTACCGGCGCTACAAACACTTTGACTGGCTGTACAACCGGCTGCTGCACAAGTTCACCGTGATCTCGGTGCCCCACCTGCCCGAGAAGCAGGCCACGGGCCGCTTCGAGGAGGACTTCATCGACAAGCGCAAGCGGCGCCTCGTCCTGTGGATGAACCACATGACCAGCCACCCGGTGCTGTCGCAGTACGAGGGCTTCGAGCACTTCCTCATGTGCGCCGACGACAAGCAGTGGAAGCTGGGCAAGCGgcgggcggagaaggacgagaTGGTGGGCGCCCACTTCATGCTCACCTTCCAGATCCCCAACGAGCACCAGGACCTGCAGGACGTGGAGGAGCGCGTGGACTCCTTCAAGACCTTCACCAAGAAGATGGACGACAGCGTCATGCAGCTGACCCACGGCGCCTCCGAGATGGTGCGGAGGCACCTGGGAGAGTTCCGGAAGGAGTTCCACCGGCTCGGCGGAGCCTTCCAGGCGCTGTCGCAGGCGTTCATGCTGGAGCCGCCGCACAGCTCGGAGCCGCTCAACAACGCCATCTCGCACACGGGACGCACGTACGAGAACCTCGGCGAGATGTTCGCGGAGCAACCCAAGTTCGACCTCTTCCTGATGCTGGACAAGCTCTCGCTGTACCAGGGGCTGCTGGCCAACTTCCCTGACATAATCCATCTACAGAAAG GAGCCTTCGCCAAGGTCAAGGAGAGCCAGAAGATGAGCGATGAGGGCAAGATGGAGCAGGACGAGGCAGACGGCATCAGGAAGCGCTGCCGCACGGTGGGCTTCGCCCTGCAGGCCGAGATGACCCACTTCCACCAGCGCCGCGAGGTGGACTTCAAGGACATGATGCAGGCCTACCTCAAGGAGCAGATCGCCTTCCACCAGCGCGTGGTGCAGCAACTGGAGCGTACGCTGCGTATGTACGACAACCTGTGA